A DNA window from Corynebacterium ciconiae DSM 44920 contains the following coding sequences:
- a CDS encoding aldo/keto reductase: protein MSSFVPSITLNDSTPIPQLGLGLWKIDPADCETVIRTAIDAGYRHFDCAAIYKNEEAVGAALRAAIAAGDVDRDEIFVVSKVWNNQQGFEETGEAFNQSLTRLGLDYLDMYMVHWPCADKGTYQSTFEAIAQLQGLGRVQTVGVCNFYEETLDSIIADTGITPAINQIELHPGLSQQQLVDYHHHHGIVTECWSPLGQGEILGHPVLGEIAEEHGVTPAQVALRWSLQHDRIVIPRSRTPERIRENIDVFSFELTEEELDRITAMDQADGAGRVGLDPREFS, encoded by the coding sequence ATGTCTAGCTTTGTTCCCAGCATCACCCTGAACGATTCCACGCCCATCCCGCAGCTTGGTTTGGGATTGTGGAAGATTGATCCCGCCGACTGCGAAACAGTGATCCGCACCGCTATCGACGCCGGTTACCGGCACTTCGACTGTGCGGCGATCTACAAAAACGAGGAGGCGGTAGGCGCGGCGCTGCGGGCGGCTATTGCCGCGGGTGATGTGGATCGTGACGAGATCTTTGTGGTGTCGAAAGTCTGGAATAACCAGCAAGGCTTCGAGGAAACAGGCGAGGCCTTCAACCAGAGTCTCACTCGCCTCGGGTTGGACTATCTCGATATGTACATGGTGCATTGGCCCTGCGCCGATAAGGGCACCTATCAATCAACCTTTGAGGCCATTGCCCAACTCCAAGGCTTGGGGCGGGTGCAAACCGTGGGCGTGTGCAATTTCTACGAGGAGACCCTCGATAGCATCATCGCCGATACGGGCATTACGCCCGCCATCAACCAGATCGAGCTGCACCCTGGCCTGTCGCAACAGCAGCTGGTGGACTATCACCACCACCACGGCATCGTTACCGAGTGCTGGTCGCCGCTGGGCCAAGGCGAGATCCTTGGCCACCCGGTGCTGGGCGAGATCGCTGAGGAACACGGGGTAACGCCCGCCCAGGTGGCGCTGCGGTGGAGCCTGCAACACGATCGCATTGTGATTCCTCGGTCGCGCACTCCAGAGCGGATCCGCGAGAACATCGACGTGTTCTCTTTCGAGCTCACGGAAGAAGAGCTCGATCGCATCACCGCCATGGATCAGGCAGACGGCGCCGGCCGCGTGGGCCTGGATCCCCGCGAGTTTAGCTAG
- a CDS encoding ABC transporter ATP-binding protein: protein MHENTLHIDGLSKRYGDTVALDSMSFSVAPGEIYGFVGSNGAGKTTTMRIALGVLQADSGEVRVGSRIVDDALRRSFGYMPEERGLYPKQKVAEQLNYFAQLHGLDAATARRNTAELLERLGLSDRAKDKLQELSLGNQQRVQLAAALVFDPQVLILDEPFSGLDPVAVEVMAESLRERAERGIPVVFSSHQLDLVQRLCDRVGIVKSGRMVAEGSVDELRRSGPVLYEITTPATSDWWEPLEGVDLVERHGDTVVLSIGDAPAEGYDDQPLLKAALAAGPVHHFGRRLPSLTELFQEVVSQ from the coding sequence ATGCACGAGAACACACTCCACATAGATGGATTGTCGAAGCGCTACGGCGATACCGTGGCGCTGGACTCAATGAGCTTCTCTGTCGCTCCTGGCGAAATCTACGGCTTTGTCGGATCTAATGGCGCCGGCAAAACCACCACGATGCGCATTGCCCTAGGCGTGCTCCAAGCCGACTCCGGCGAGGTGCGGGTGGGCTCACGCATTGTCGATGATGCCTTGCGCCGCAGCTTTGGTTACATGCCCGAGGAGCGCGGCTTGTATCCCAAGCAGAAGGTGGCCGAACAGCTGAACTACTTCGCACAGCTTCACGGGTTAGATGCAGCTACCGCCCGCCGCAATACCGCCGAGTTGCTCGAGCGTCTCGGGCTTAGCGATCGCGCCAAAGACAAACTCCAAGAGTTGTCTCTGGGTAATCAGCAACGGGTGCAGCTCGCCGCCGCGCTGGTGTTCGATCCGCAGGTACTCATTCTGGACGAGCCCTTCAGCGGCCTCGATCCGGTAGCAGTGGAGGTCATGGCGGAATCGCTGCGGGAGCGCGCCGAGCGCGGGATTCCCGTTGTGTTCTCCTCCCACCAGCTGGATCTGGTGCAGCGACTGTGTGACCGCGTGGGCATCGTCAAGTCTGGACGCATGGTAGCGGAGGGCAGCGTCGACGAGCTGCGCCGTTCCGGCCCGGTGCTCTACGAAATCACTACTCCAGCAACCAGCGATTGGTGGGAACCGCTGGAAGGTGTGGATCTAGTGGAACGCCACGGCGACACCGTGGTGCTGTCTATCGGCGACGCACCCGCCGAGGGATACGATGATCAGCCGCTGCTGAAAGCCGCACTCGCTGCCGGCCCCGTGCATCACTTCGGCCGTCGTCTCCCCTCCCTCACCGAGCTCTTCCAGGAGGTTGTCTCGCAATGA
- a CDS encoding ABC transporter permease codes for MSSYSSLSTIRLVMRREATKLLKAKSLWVTLGLMLVLSLVGGLVGYFTSDDDQDSTTETPVVAVVGEDPSIPDRASAEEALRTAADDPDAARLDAVVVPSDSGAELLYTGDEPVGLLQQLNDVRAEEFLRSQGVDPMDLAATQLTAVQVSGTDSGFFGDPDTLGTRVVALAGVFLLVLIILMFAAMIGSAVMEEKSSRVIEIIVATIRPLDFLWGKVTGIGLVAFGMATVLFSAAIGAAWFSGIADDLSFDVTIIPALIAFFILGFIFFGMLYAAAGSLVSSMEDYQSAQLPVLMLALAMTYTPIFGFAKIDSTFMQVAAWIPPFSVGVAPLQYAAGSFSWVQLLGSLLVLILTTLAVSWLTARIYRNSVLSSGAAISWLSALKNLRST; via the coding sequence ATGAGTTCCTATTCTTCTTTGTCCACGATCCGGCTCGTCATGCGGCGAGAGGCCACGAAGCTATTGAAAGCAAAAAGCCTGTGGGTCACCCTTGGCTTGATGCTGGTGCTCTCGCTCGTCGGCGGTTTGGTGGGATACTTCACCTCCGATGATGATCAGGACAGCACCACCGAAACCCCCGTGGTGGCGGTGGTTGGCGAGGATCCCAGTATTCCCGATCGCGCCAGCGCAGAAGAGGCCTTGCGGACCGCGGCCGATGACCCAGACGCTGCGCGTCTTGATGCTGTGGTCGTGCCCTCTGATTCCGGTGCGGAGTTGCTCTACACCGGCGATGAGCCCGTTGGACTGCTGCAACAGCTCAACGATGTCCGGGCCGAGGAATTTCTCCGCTCCCAGGGCGTTGATCCGATGGATCTCGCCGCTACTCAGCTCACTGCCGTGCAGGTGAGTGGAACCGACTCGGGATTCTTCGGTGATCCCGATACCCTTGGTACCCGCGTGGTTGCACTCGCCGGAGTGTTCTTACTCGTGCTCATCATCTTGATGTTTGCGGCTATGATCGGCTCCGCCGTGATGGAGGAAAAGAGCTCTCGAGTCATCGAAATCATCGTGGCCACGATCCGCCCGCTGGACTTTTTGTGGGGCAAGGTCACAGGCATTGGGTTGGTGGCCTTCGGCATGGCCACGGTGCTGTTTTCTGCCGCTATCGGTGCAGCGTGGTTCTCCGGTATTGCAGACGATTTGTCCTTCGATGTCACGATCATTCCCGCGTTGATCGCCTTCTTCATCCTCGGCTTCATCTTCTTCGGCATGCTCTATGCAGCGGCAGGCTCACTGGTGTCGAGCATGGAGGATTACCAATCGGCCCAGCTTCCCGTGCTGATGCTTGCCCTGGCCATGACCTACACCCCGATTTTTGGCTTCGCCAAAATCGACAGCACATTCATGCAGGTGGCGGCATGGATTCCTCCGTTCTCGGTAGGTGTGGCCCCGCTGCAATACGCCGCTGGCTCATTTTCTTGGGTGCAGCTGCTCGGCAGCCTGCTCGTCCTCATCCTGACCACCCTCGCCGTCAGTTGGCTCACGGCCCGGATTTATCGCAATTCTGTGCTCAGCTCGGGCGCCGCGATCTCTTGGCTCAGTGCGTTGAAGAACCTGCGCTCGACCTAG
- a CDS encoding flavin-containing monooxygenase, protein MTQPASPTQINPDAHPDVRDWLDRLERLAREPQPDTDAVCEVFEPGGYWRDLTSITWNIHTAEGADAIAEMLAATDATMDNLTLTGVVEESPEVTRVHFSCDTPHMHTTCIARLRHGRAWMLLSSARELRAFPEPRGRRRPLGAEHTVRKGAENWADRRAARQAALGVSEQPYVLIIGGGQGGIALAARLKRQGVPTLVIDKAQRPGDQWRGRYHSLCLHDPVWYDHLPYLPFPDDWPVFTPKDKMGDWLEHYVGIMDLDYWTHTECLNAEFDEDTHTWSVTVRRAVAGSDGSRDHSQEFVLHPTQLVLATGMSGVPNRPHLPGQENFRGEIRHSSEHPGGAADRGKNVVVLGANNSAHDIAADLYANDAHPVMIQRSSTHIVQSDTLMRHVFGPLYSEDALDAGISTDDADLLFASWPYKELPAVQKEIFDTIREEDAQFYTDLDKAGFALDFGDDGSGLFLKYLRRGSGYYINVGASELVIDGSIPVHSNVSIAEVRAESVVLTDGTELPADVIILATGYGSMNGWAEMLISPEVAATVGRCWGLGSDTRKDPGPWEGELRNMWKPTQVPQLWFHGGNLHQSRHYSRYLALQLKARYEGMDTPVYALAPVHHSS, encoded by the coding sequence ATGACACAGCCCGCATCCCCTACCCAGATCAATCCGGACGCCCACCCCGACGTGCGCGACTGGCTGGACAGGCTCGAGCGCCTCGCCCGCGAACCCCAGCCCGACACCGATGCCGTGTGCGAGGTCTTTGAACCCGGCGGCTATTGGCGCGATCTCACATCCATCACGTGGAATATCCATACCGCCGAGGGGGCGGACGCCATTGCTGAGATGCTCGCCGCCACCGACGCCACCATGGACAATCTCACCCTCACCGGCGTTGTTGAGGAAAGCCCAGAGGTCACGCGAGTCCACTTCAGCTGCGACACACCGCATATGCACACCACCTGTATCGCTCGTCTGCGTCACGGGCGGGCCTGGATGCTGCTCAGCAGCGCCCGGGAACTACGGGCGTTCCCCGAGCCGCGCGGCCGACGCCGCCCCTTGGGAGCAGAGCACACCGTGCGCAAGGGCGCCGAGAACTGGGCGGATCGACGCGCCGCCCGCCAAGCCGCGCTGGGGGTGAGCGAGCAACCCTATGTGCTCATCATCGGTGGCGGCCAGGGCGGCATCGCCTTAGCTGCTCGACTCAAGCGACAGGGTGTGCCCACCCTGGTGATCGACAAAGCTCAGCGCCCGGGCGATCAGTGGCGGGGCCGCTATCACTCGCTGTGTTTGCACGATCCCGTGTGGTACGACCACCTGCCCTATCTCCCCTTCCCCGATGACTGGCCGGTATTTACTCCCAAGGACAAGATGGGAGACTGGTTGGAGCACTATGTGGGCATCATGGATCTGGACTATTGGACCCACACCGAGTGCCTCAATGCAGAGTTCGACGAGGACACCCACACCTGGTCGGTGACAGTGCGGCGCGCGGTTGCCGGCAGCGACGGCTCCCGCGACCACAGCCAAGAGTTCGTGCTGCACCCCACTCAGCTGGTGCTGGCTACCGGCATGTCGGGTGTGCCCAACCGGCCGCATCTTCCAGGCCAAGAGAACTTCCGCGGCGAGATTCGCCACTCCTCTGAGCATCCCGGCGGCGCCGCTGATCGCGGCAAGAATGTGGTGGTGCTAGGTGCTAATAACTCCGCCCACGATATCGCTGCGGATCTCTATGCCAACGACGCTCACCCAGTGATGATCCAGCGCTCCTCCACCCACATCGTGCAGTCCGATACACTCATGCGCCACGTCTTCGGTCCGCTCTACTCCGAGGATGCTCTCGACGCGGGGATAAGCACCGATGATGCCGATCTGCTCTTCGCCTCGTGGCCCTACAAGGAACTGCCGGCTGTGCAGAAGGAGATCTTCGATACCATCCGCGAAGAAGACGCACAGTTCTACACCGATTTGGACAAGGCGGGCTTTGCGCTGGACTTCGGCGACGATGGCTCTGGGCTCTTCTTGAAGTATCTGCGCCGCGGCTCTGGCTATTACATCAATGTCGGCGCCAGTGAGCTCGTTATCGATGGCTCTATCCCCGTGCACTCGAATGTGAGCATCGCCGAGGTCCGCGCGGAGTCCGTGGTGCTCACCGACGGCACCGAGCTGCCCGCCGATGTGATCATTTTGGCCACCGGCTATGGCTCGATGAACGGCTGGGCAGAGATGCTCATCTCGCCTGAAGTGGCCGCCACCGTGGGACGGTGCTGGGGCTTGGGCTCCGATACCCGCAAGGATCCCGGCCCTTGGGAGGGAGAATTGCGCAATATGTGGAAGCCCACTCAGGTGCCGCAGCTGTGGTTCCACGGCGGCAATCTGCACCAGTCCCGGCACTATTCCCGGTATCTCGCACTGCAGCTCAAAGCCCGCTACGAGGGCATGGACACCCCGGTGTATGCCCTTGCTCCTGTGCACCACTCCTCCTGA
- a CDS encoding carboxyl transferase domain-containing protein, translating to MGHTSAQQLIDEVLDPDSFQNWGSTPNYGDIDEAYQASLAQAREKSGVDEAVIIGEGTVAGHRVACVLGEFRFLGGSIGAATARRIIDGIHRATAEELPLLISPSSGGTRMQEGTPAFSLMVSITTAVYRHKDKHLPFLVYLRNPTTGGVMASWGSAGNLTFAEPGALLGFLGPRVVELTTGKPMPPGVQTGENLATHGVIDGVINPAELRNSVIKLVTTLTPDPHPQAPARPSYLITAEQGYEPETSAWDSIVATRRSGRPGLRDVLAALSESYIELNGTGDGRHSPAVQVGIASLGGRPVVIMGQDRHAQPPHAVSELGPAALRFARRGIQLAHELNIPLISFIDTPGAELSREAEEAGMAGSISRTLNELVSVDVPTVSVILGQGCGGGALAMLPSDAVISAEHGWLSPLPPEGASAIIHRDVHHAAEMMDAQDVSAVCLMNAGIVSGIVPEGPDGTLGDAADNPEEFVARILESVDYTLWNLEHNVKLVGREHRFQGYERLAEMQP from the coding sequence ATGGGACACACGAGCGCACAGCAGCTGATTGATGAAGTACTCGATCCCGATTCTTTCCAGAATTGGGGTAGCACACCGAACTATGGCGACATCGACGAGGCCTATCAGGCCTCGCTGGCACAAGCGCGTGAGAAGTCCGGGGTGGACGAGGCCGTGATCATCGGTGAAGGCACTGTCGCCGGCCACCGAGTGGCCTGCGTTCTCGGCGAGTTTCGTTTTCTCGGCGGCTCGATTGGCGCCGCCACCGCCCGCCGCATTATTGACGGCATTCACCGCGCCACCGCCGAAGAGCTGCCGCTGCTGATCTCCCCTTCCTCCGGCGGCACCCGCATGCAAGAAGGCACCCCGGCGTTTTCCCTCATGGTCTCGATCACCACGGCGGTGTATCGCCACAAGGACAAGCACCTGCCCTTTTTGGTGTATCTACGCAATCCCACCACGGGCGGGGTGATGGCCTCGTGGGGCTCAGCCGGAAACCTCACCTTCGCCGAACCCGGCGCGCTGCTCGGTTTCCTCGGCCCCCGCGTGGTGGAGCTGACCACGGGCAAGCCCATGCCACCTGGGGTGCAGACGGGGGAAAATTTGGCCACCCACGGCGTGATCGATGGGGTGATCAACCCAGCAGAGCTGCGTAACAGCGTGATCAAGCTGGTGACCACCCTGACCCCCGATCCACACCCGCAGGCCCCAGCACGTCCGAGCTATCTCATCACCGCCGAGCAGGGCTATGAGCCTGAGACCTCGGCATGGGATTCGATTGTGGCTACCCGCCGCAGCGGGCGCCCAGGCCTGCGGGATGTACTCGCGGCGCTGTCTGAGAGTTATATCGAGCTCAATGGCACCGGCGATGGCCGCCATTCCCCCGCGGTACAGGTGGGTATCGCCAGCCTTGGCGGCCGGCCCGTGGTGATCATGGGCCAGGATCGGCATGCCCAGCCTCCGCACGCTGTCAGCGAACTCGGGCCCGCGGCGCTGCGTTTTGCCCGCCGTGGCATCCAATTGGCGCACGAGCTTAATATTCCATTGATTTCTTTCATCGATACCCCTGGGGCGGAGCTATCCCGCGAGGCGGAAGAGGCCGGGATGGCCGGCTCGATCTCGCGGACGTTGAATGAGTTAGTGAGCGTGGACGTGCCCACGGTATCGGTGATCTTGGGGCAAGGCTGTGGCGGCGGGGCACTGGCGATGCTTCCCTCTGATGCGGTGATCAGCGCCGAGCATGGCTGGCTATCTCCCCTACCACCGGAGGGAGCCTCGGCAATCATTCACCGCGATGTGCACCACGCCGCAGAGATGATGGATGCACAGGACGTGAGCGCGGTGTGCCTGATGAATGCCGGCATTGTCTCCGGCATCGTTCCTGAAGGACCAGACGGCACCCTAGGCGATGCCGCCGATAATCCCGAGGAGTTTGTCGCCCGCATCCTCGAGAGTGTGGATTACACCTTGTGGAACCTCGAACACAACGTGAAGCTCGTGGGCCGCGAACACCGCTTCCAGGGCTATGAGCGTTTGGCGGAAATGCAGCCCTGA
- the fkpA gene encoding FKBP-type peptidyl-prolyl cis-trans isomerase FkpA has product MDKPQIDVQQGPAPEDIVIEDLVVGDGDEAQPGGLVEVHYVGVDFETGEEFDSSWDRGQAIEFPLSGLIAGWQEGIPGMKVGGRRQLTIPPEAAYGPAGGGHPLSGRTLVFVIDLLSVG; this is encoded by the coding sequence ATGGACAAGCCACAGATTGACGTTCAACAGGGGCCTGCACCTGAGGACATCGTGATCGAAGACCTCGTGGTCGGCGACGGCGATGAGGCTCAGCCGGGCGGCCTGGTGGAGGTTCACTACGTGGGCGTCGATTTCGAGACCGGTGAGGAGTTCGACTCCTCGTGGGATCGTGGCCAGGCTATCGAATTCCCGCTGTCCGGCCTCATCGCCGGCTGGCAGGAGGGCATCCCCGGGATGAAGGTGGGCGGACGTCGCCAGCTCACCATCCCGCCGGAGGCCGCCTATGGCCCCGCCGGTGGCGGCCACCCGCTCTCCGGCCGCACCCTGGTGTTTGTCATTGACCTTCTCTCGGTCGGCTAA
- a CDS encoding citrate synthase translates to MATDNKDKAVLHYPGGEFEMDIIKATEGNDGVALGKMLQETGLVTYDPGYVSTGSTASDITFIDGAEGILRYRGYAIEDLAAKATFNEVSYLLIHGELPTREQLAKFNDDIRHHTLLDEDFKAQFNVFPRNAHPMAVLASSLNILSTYYQDELDPLNEEHLDKATVRLMAKVPMLAAYAHRARHGQPYMYPDNSLNARANFLRMMFGFPTEPYEIDPLMVKALDQLLILHADHEQNCSTSTVRMVASAQSNMFVSVAAGINALSGPLHGGANQAVLEMLDDIKENNGGDATDFMNRVKNKEKGVRLMGFGHRVYKNYDPRAAIIKDTAHEVLEKTGGDEALELAMELEQIALNDDYFISRKLYPNVDFYTGLIYRAMGFPTDFFTVLFAMGRLPGWIAQYRELVENPGSKIYRPRQVYTGQPLREFVPRSERG, encoded by the coding sequence GTGGCTACAGATAACAAGGACAAGGCCGTACTTCACTACCCCGGTGGTGAATTCGAGATGGACATCATCAAGGCCACCGAAGGTAATGACGGTGTTGCCCTCGGCAAGATGCTGCAGGAGACCGGCCTGGTTACCTACGACCCGGGCTATGTGTCTACCGGTTCCACCGCTTCTGACATCACCTTCATCGATGGTGCCGAGGGTATTCTGCGCTACCGCGGTTACGCCATCGAGGATCTGGCCGCGAAGGCCACCTTCAACGAGGTGTCCTACCTGCTGATTCACGGCGAGCTGCCCACCCGGGAGCAGCTGGCCAAGTTCAATGACGATATTCGTCACCACACCCTGCTGGATGAGGACTTCAAGGCGCAGTTCAACGTCTTCCCCCGCAACGCCCACCCGATGGCGGTGCTGGCCTCCTCCCTTAATATCCTCTCCACCTACTACCAGGATGAGCTGGACCCGCTTAACGAGGAGCACCTGGACAAGGCCACCGTCCGCCTGATGGCGAAGGTGCCGATGCTGGCGGCCTATGCGCACCGCGCCCGCCACGGCCAGCCCTACATGTACCCGGATAACTCCCTCAACGCCCGCGCAAACTTCTTGCGCATGATGTTCGGCTTCCCCACCGAGCCCTACGAGATCGATCCGCTCATGGTGAAGGCCCTGGATCAGCTGCTCATTCTGCACGCTGATCACGAGCAGAACTGCTCCACCTCCACCGTCCGCATGGTGGCCTCCGCACAGTCCAACATGTTCGTGTCTGTGGCCGCCGGTATCAACGCCCTCTCCGGCCCGCTGCACGGCGGCGCTAACCAGGCTGTTCTCGAGATGCTCGATGACATCAAGGAGAACAACGGCGGCGACGCCACCGACTTCATGAACCGCGTGAAGAACAAGGAAAAGGGCGTGCGCCTGATGGGCTTCGGCCACCGCGTGTACAAGAACTACGACCCGCGCGCCGCGATCATCAAGGACACCGCCCACGAGGTGTTGGAGAAGACCGGCGGCGACGAGGCACTCGAGTTGGCCATGGAGCTGGAGCAGATCGCCCTCAACGACGACTACTTCATCTCCCGCAAGCTCTACCCGAACGTGGACTTCTACACCGGCCTGATCTACCGCGCCATGGGCTTCCCGACCGACTTCTTCACCGTGCTGTTCGCCATGGGCCGTCTGCCCGGCTGGATCGCCCAGTACCGCGAGCTCGTGGAGAACCCGGGTTCCAAGATTTACCGCCCGCGTCAGGTCTACACCGGCCAGCCGCTGCGCGAGTTCGTTCCCCGCTCCGAGCGTGGCTAA
- the serC gene encoding phosphoserine transaminase, protein MSEACPTIPAEMIPADGRFGCGPSKVRPEQLQAIVDGGSSIVGTSHRQPGVKDVVGDVRAGLAELFSLPEGYEIVLSLGGATAFWDAATFGLIEQRSGHFTCGEFSGKFATAAAKAPWLEAPEVVDAEPGSTPEVRPLDGVDVLAWAHNETSTGAMMPVTRPDTDALIAIDATSGAGGLPVDMAEADVYYFSPQKCFASDGGLWLAAMSPRALERIEKINASDRFIPAFLNLQTAVTNSRKNQTYNTPAVASLLMLRDQVQWMNEQGGLDAMVERTTANSRILYEWALARPEATPYVADAEKRSLVVGTIDFDESVDAAQLARTLRANSIVDVEPYRKLGRNQLRIGMFPAIDSADIQLLTSAIDYVLDAR, encoded by the coding sequence ATGTCTGAGGCTTGTCCTACTATCCCCGCTGAGATGATCCCCGCCGATGGCCGATTCGGCTGTGGCCCGTCCAAGGTGCGCCCGGAGCAGCTGCAGGCGATTGTCGACGGCGGCAGCAGTATCGTTGGCACCTCCCACCGCCAGCCTGGCGTGAAGGATGTGGTGGGTGATGTTCGCGCCGGCTTGGCCGAGCTGTTCTCCCTGCCCGAGGGCTATGAGATCGTGCTGTCTCTGGGCGGCGCCACCGCCTTTTGGGATGCCGCTACCTTTGGCCTGATTGAGCAGCGTTCTGGCCACTTCACCTGCGGCGAGTTCTCGGGCAAGTTCGCCACCGCCGCCGCCAAGGCGCCGTGGCTGGAGGCCCCCGAGGTCGTGGATGCCGAGCCGGGAAGCACCCCCGAGGTGCGCCCGCTGGACGGGGTGGATGTGCTGGCCTGGGCCCACAACGAGACGTCCACCGGCGCCATGATGCCGGTAACCCGGCCGGACACCGATGCGCTGATCGCGATCGACGCCACCTCCGGCGCCGGCGGCCTGCCGGTGGATATGGCCGAGGCCGATGTGTACTACTTCTCCCCGCAGAAGTGCTTCGCCTCCGATGGCGGATTGTGGTTGGCCGCCATGAGCCCCCGCGCGCTGGAGCGGATCGAAAAGATCAACGCCTCTGATCGCTTCATCCCAGCGTTTTTGAATCTGCAAACCGCGGTGACTAATTCGCGCAAAAACCAGACCTATAACACCCCGGCCGTGGCGAGCCTGCTGATGCTGCGCGATCAGGTGCAGTGGATGAACGAGCAGGGCGGTCTGGATGCCATGGTGGAGCGCACCACTGCCAACTCGCGAATCCTTTATGAATGGGCACTCGCCCGCCCCGAGGCCACCCCGTATGTGGCTGATGCGGAGAAGCGTTCGCTGGTGGTCGGCACCATCGACTTCGACGAGAGTGTGGATGCCGCCCAGCTGGCCCGAACCCTGCGCGCCAATAGCATCGTGGACGTCGAGCCCTACCGCAAGCTGGGGCGCAATCAGCTGCGCATCGGCATGTTCCCGGCCATTGACTCGGCCGATATACAGCTGCTCACCTCGGCCATCGATTATGTTCTCGATGCCCGCTGA
- the sepH gene encoding septation protein SepH codes for MRELELNAAESTRNSLVFHLDEEQVFLAVSDELRTQLIDALSADAPPPAAPAPAPVAEPAEESASTSVDPRLTTPLRMRPREIQERVRAGATVAQLAEENDVTESRIEPYAHPVLLERARIAEMSKQAHPVRDDGPAKLTLWEVLATAFAARGHTVSDAVWDAYRDPSGQWIITITWTVGRSTNVAEYSYLNHLTSSPTAVARNQLASELINPGFSQQSRSLSSVSETEEEDADFDDPADFADAEELRAPERPRDGEDEDFLQHPPEGKAPKRRRRKATTPHWEDVLLGVRSNTKRPRS; via the coding sequence ATGCGCGAGCTAGAACTCAACGCAGCGGAGTCCACGAGGAACTCGCTCGTTTTTCACCTCGACGAGGAACAGGTGTTCTTGGCTGTCAGCGACGAGCTGCGCACGCAGCTTATCGACGCCCTCTCCGCGGACGCGCCCCCACCAGCCGCTCCCGCCCCCGCCCCGGTGGCGGAGCCTGCCGAGGAGTCGGCGTCGACAAGCGTTGATCCCCGCCTGACCACCCCGCTGCGCATGCGCCCGCGGGAAATCCAGGAGCGGGTGCGTGCCGGTGCTACTGTGGCGCAACTGGCCGAGGAAAATGATGTCACCGAATCCAGGATCGAGCCCTATGCCCATCCGGTGCTGCTGGAGCGGGCCCGGATCGCGGAGATGTCGAAGCAGGCGCATCCGGTGCGCGACGACGGGCCGGCAAAGCTGACCCTGTGGGAGGTGCTGGCTACCGCCTTCGCCGCGCGCGGTCATACCGTCAGCGACGCGGTGTGGGATGCCTACCGTGATCCCTCGGGGCAGTGGATCATCACGATCACATGGACGGTGGGCCGAAGCACAAACGTGGCCGAGTACTCCTATCTCAACCACCTGACTTCCTCGCCCACAGCGGTGGCTCGTAACCAGCTCGCCTCCGAGCTGATCAATCCGGGCTTCTCCCAGCAGTCGCGCTCGCTGAGCTCAGTAAGCGAGACCGAGGAGGAAGACGCGGATTTTGATGATCCGGCCGACTTCGCCGACGCCGAAGAACTGCGCGCCCCTGAGCGCCCCCGCGACGGCGAGGATGAGGACTTTTTGCAGCACCCACCCGAGGGTAAGGCGCCGAAGCGGCGCCGGCGCAAGGCGACCACGCCACATTGGGAAGACGTCCTCTTGGGCGTGCGCTCGAACACGAAACGACCAAGGAGCTAA